From the genome of Thermococcus chitonophagus, one region includes:
- a CDS encoding DUF167 domain-containing protein, with protein MLREAREGTILQVIVRPNAKENKIEGIDEWRNRLKVSVKAPPVGGKANKELVKFLSKFFGAEVEIVRGETSREKDLLVKLGIEEVKRRLKL; from the coding sequence ATGCTTAGAGAGGCCAGGGAAGGGACGATTCTTCAGGTCATAGTTAGGCCAAATGCAAAGGAAAACAAGATAGAGGGCATTGATGAGTGGAGGAATAGGCTGAAGGTGAGCGTCAAAGCTCCCCCTGTGGGAGGGAAGGCCAACAAGGAGCTGGTTAAGTTCCTCTCAAAATTCTTTGGTGCGGAAGTCGAGATAGTAAGGGGAGAAACATCAAGAGAAAAAGACCTACTCGTAAAGCTGGGAATAGAAGAAGTTAAGAGGAGATTAAAGCTCTAA
- the ftsY gene encoding signal recognition particle-docking protein FtsY, whose protein sequence is MFGKLKEKLRSFVKKVEENVEKEEKEAEKKGLLDKLLMVEIKEKDIDEALDELELELLEADVALEVVDALREKIKEKLVGRKVRIGTDKEKIIEEAVKEAVSEILETSRRIDLIEEIKKAEKPYVIMFVGFNGSGKTTTIAKIAHWLKKNGFSVVIAASDTFRAGAIEQLEEHAKRIGVKVIKHSYGADPAAVAYDAIQHAKARGIDVVLIDTAGRSETNRNLMDEMKKIARVTKPNLVVFVGDALAGNAIVEQARQFNEAVKIDAVVLTKLDADARGGAALSISHVIDAPIIFVGVGQGYDDLMPFDKNWFLERIFGEVNA, encoded by the coding sequence ATGTTCGGAAAACTCAAGGAGAAATTAAGATCATTCGTGAAGAAAGTCGAAGAAAACGTCGAAAAGGAGGAGAAGGAAGCCGAGAAAAAGGGGTTACTAGATAAGCTACTGATGGTCGAAATAAAGGAGAAAGATATAGATGAAGCATTGGATGAGCTAGAGCTCGAGCTTTTAGAGGCAGATGTAGCCTTAGAAGTGGTTGACGCCCTTAGAGAGAAGATAAAAGAAAAGTTAGTTGGCAGAAAAGTTAGGATAGGAACGGATAAGGAAAAGATTATTGAGGAAGCAGTGAAAGAGGCAGTCTCCGAGATCCTCGAAACATCTAGAAGGATAGATCTAATAGAAGAGATAAAGAAGGCCGAGAAGCCGTACGTAATAATGTTCGTCGGATTCAATGGCTCAGGAAAAACGACCACAATAGCGAAGATAGCGCACTGGCTCAAGAAGAACGGCTTCAGCGTGGTTATAGCTGCGAGCGACACCTTCAGGGCTGGAGCAATAGAACAGCTGGAGGAGCACGCCAAGAGGATTGGAGTTAAGGTGATAAAGCACTCCTACGGTGCGGATCCCGCCGCGGTGGCCTATGATGCAATTCAACATGCCAAGGCCAGAGGAATTGACGTAGTTTTAATCGACACCGCTGGAAGGAGCGAGACCAACAGGAACCTCATGGATGAAATGAAGAAGATAGCCAGAGTCACAAAGCCAAACCTAGTTGTTTTCGTTGGAGATGCACTGGCCGGAAACGCTATAGTCGAGCAGGCGAGACAGTTCAACGAGGCTGTAAAGATAGATGCCGTAGTGCTCACGAAGCTGGATGCGGATGCAAGGGGAGGGGCAGCGTTGAGCATAAGCCACGTCATAGATGCGCCGATAATCTTCGTCGGCGTTGGCCAGGGATATGACGACTTAATGCCGTTCGACAAGAACTGGTTCCTTGAGAGGATATTCGGTGAGGTCAATGCTTAG
- a CDS encoding 2-oxoglutarate ferredoxin oxidoreductase subunit delta produces the protein MANVEGSTQVTKEEYLVIGKAKNVEISVDTFLCKGCGICVEMCPRKVFEWSKELSEKGVHYPIPVHAEKCVRCKLCELLCPDFAIAVRW, from the coding sequence ATGGCGAACGTCGAAGGTTCGACCCAGGTTACTAAGGAGGAGTATCTTGTCATAGGGAAGGCAAAGAACGTTGAGATAAGTGTCGACACTTTTCTCTGCAAGGGCTGCGGAATATGCGTTGAGATGTGTCCCAGAAAGGTTTTCGAGTGGAGCAAGGAGCTCAGCGAGAAGGGAGTACATTATCCAATTCCAGTCCATGCCGAGAAGTGCGTAAGGTGTAAGCTTTGTGAGTTATTATGCCCAGACTTTGCGATAGCGGTAAGGTGGTAG
- a CDS encoding 2-oxoacid:acceptor oxidoreductase subunit alpha, whose translation MIIRGDEPEQKKLLRKLYKPGNYFMMGDEAVAYGAIFAGCRFYAGYPITPSSEIAETMARELPKVGGYYLQMEDEIASIAAMIGASWTGFKVMTATSGPGFSLMQENLGYAVMTETPLILVDVQRSGPSTGQATKGAQGDFFQARWGTHGDHPIVAVSPISVEDAFWETIRAFNIAERLRTPVVVLFDGILGHTREQIRIPDPDEVEIAYRKLPQNEEEAKLPFGDPHGDGVPPMPLFGHGYFTHVTGSTHKENGLRDVYTPEVHDRLVRRIHRKIEKNREVYEKYEEYYTDDAEILVVSWGVSARPSLGAVLKAREEGIKVGLFVPKTVHPFPGEKMRELGKRVRAILVPEMNLGQMILEVQRFVNDDVILRGVNKIGGVPLTVEEILREIRGVA comes from the coding sequence ATGATAATTAGGGGCGACGAGCCCGAGCAAAAGAAATTGTTGAGGAAGCTCTACAAGCCTGGCAACTACTTCATGATGGGAGATGAGGCCGTAGCTTACGGTGCAATCTTTGCCGGCTGCAGGTTCTACGCTGGCTATCCAATAACCCCCTCGAGCGAGATAGCCGAAACGATGGCTAGAGAGCTCCCCAAGGTTGGGGGCTACTACCTCCAGATGGAGGATGAAATAGCGAGCATTGCCGCGATGATTGGTGCTTCTTGGACGGGCTTTAAGGTCATGACAGCTACTTCAGGCCCGGGATTCAGCTTGATGCAGGAAAACCTGGGCTACGCCGTGATGACTGAAACTCCCCTCATTTTGGTTGATGTTCAGAGGAGTGGGCCATCTACGGGTCAAGCAACGAAGGGTGCCCAGGGAGACTTCTTCCAGGCAAGATGGGGCACCCACGGAGATCATCCAATCGTTGCCGTCTCACCAATAAGCGTTGAAGATGCATTCTGGGAGACGATAAGGGCATTCAACATTGCCGAGAGGCTTAGGACTCCAGTAGTAGTTCTATTTGACGGAATATTGGGTCATACAAGAGAGCAGATAAGGATTCCTGATCCAGATGAGGTGGAAATAGCTTACAGGAAGTTGCCTCAGAACGAGGAGGAGGCAAAGCTTCCCTTTGGAGATCCCCACGGCGATGGAGTACCGCCGATGCCCCTCTTCGGCCACGGCTACTTCACCCACGTTACAGGCTCTACCCACAAGGAGAACGGCCTCAGGGACGTCTACACTCCGGAGGTTCACGACAGGCTCGTGAGGAGGATTCACAGGAAGATAGAGAAGAACAGAGAAGTTTACGAGAAGTATGAGGAGTACTACACCGATGATGCAGAGATATTGGTGGTGAGCTGGGGAGTTTCAGCTAGACCCTCTCTAGGAGCAGTTTTGAAGGCCAGGGAAGAGGGTATAAAGGTTGGCCTGTTCGTGCCTAAGACAGTCCATCCATTCCCTGGGGAGAAGATGAGGGAGCTTGGGAAGAGAGTGAGGGCAATCCTCGTCCCTGAGATGAACCTTGGCCAGATGATCCTTGAGGTTCAGAGGTTCGTTAACGATGACGTAATCCTAAGGGGAGTTAACAAGATCGGAGGGGTCCCACTAACTGTTGAGGAAATTTTGAGGGAGATAAGGGGTGTTGCTTGA
- a CDS encoding 2-oxoacid:ferredoxin oxidoreductase subunit beta gives MVKIYSKYPMVKYLRQEALPTALCPGCGGGTVLNAFANAIDQLKIDPKDLVVVSGIGCSAWIASPYFLADTLHTTHGRAIAFATGVKVGLPDKYVVVISGDGDLASIGGNHLIHAARRNIDITVILVNNFIYGMTGGQVAPTTPFGAITTTTPYRNVEHPLKIAETVAAAGASYVARWTTAHVYQLIESIKKALTTKGFSLVEVISQCPVQFGRRNRMKEPAEMLRWFLKNSVPISKAKKMSEEELEGKFVIGEFVHRKRPEFTEELNKLIDEVQAKYVRGD, from the coding sequence ATGGTTAAGATTTATTCTAAGTACCCAATGGTCAAGTATTTAAGGCAGGAAGCCCTACCAACTGCCCTATGTCCTGGGTGTGGTGGAGGTACAGTTCTAAACGCCTTTGCAAATGCCATTGATCAGCTCAAGATAGATCCCAAGGATTTAGTAGTAGTGAGCGGTATAGGCTGTTCGGCTTGGATAGCTTCGCCCTACTTCCTAGCTGATACCCTCCACACAACTCATGGGAGGGCAATAGCCTTCGCTACTGGCGTCAAGGTTGGATTGCCGGATAAGTACGTGGTAGTGATAAGCGGTGACGGTGATCTGGCGAGCATAGGTGGAAACCACTTAATCCACGCAGCGAGGAGGAACATTGATATAACCGTAATCTTGGTCAACAACTTCATCTACGGAATGACCGGCGGTCAAGTGGCCCCTACAACGCCTTTTGGGGCTATAACAACCACAACACCATACAGGAACGTTGAGCATCCGCTGAAGATAGCTGAAACTGTCGCCGCTGCAGGAGCAAGCTACGTTGCTAGGTGGACTACCGCTCACGTCTACCAGCTCATAGAGAGCATAAAGAAGGCCCTAACGACTAAGGGCTTCTCTCTGGTTGAGGTAATCTCTCAGTGTCCAGTTCAGTTCGGAAGGAGGAACAGGATGAAGGAGCCTGCTGAGATGCTTCGCTGGTTCTTGAAGAATTCAGTTCCGATAAGCAAGGCAAAGAAGATGAGCGAGGAGGAGCTTGAGGGCAAGTTTGTAATCGGCGAATTCGTCCACAGAAAGAGGCCTGAGTTTACGGAGGAGCTCAACAAGCTGATCGATGAAGTTCAGGCTAAGTACGTGAGAGGTGATTGA
- a CDS encoding 2-oxoacid:ferredoxin oxidoreductase subunit gamma, which produces MQIRFAGIGGQGVVLAGVILGEAAAIEGLKVLQTQDYSSASRGGHSIADVIISEGEIYDLMVTNADVLVALHQLGYETAKSKLKPDGLLIIDTDLVRPDRDYIGAPFTRIAEETTGLALTVNMVALGYLIAKTEVVKPESVEKAIKRRVPRGTEDINIRAFRKGLEVGSK; this is translated from the coding sequence ATGCAGATTAGATTCGCGGGAATTGGGGGCCAAGGTGTCGTGCTTGCAGGCGTAATCTTAGGAGAGGCAGCCGCTATTGAAGGGTTGAAGGTTCTCCAAACCCAGGATTATAGTTCGGCATCAAGGGGAGGTCACTCCATAGCGGACGTGATAATATCTGAGGGCGAGATTTACGACTTAATGGTTACGAATGCTGATGTTCTCGTTGCTCTTCACCAGCTCGGCTATGAAACCGCAAAGTCAAAGCTGAAGCCAGATGGGCTGCTTATTATTGATACTGACCTAGTTAGACCAGACAGGGACTACATCGGGGCCCCATTCACGAGAATAGCTGAGGAAACTACTGGATTGGCCTTGACGGTAAATATGGTTGCCCTGGGCTATCTAATTGCCAAGACTGAAGTTGTAAAACCGGAGAGCGTTGAAAAGGCCATTAAGAGGAGGGTTCCTAGAGGAACGGAGGATATAAACATTAGGGCCTTTAGGAAGGGCCTGGAGGTTGGTTCTAAATGA
- a CDS encoding 2-oxoacid:acceptor oxidoreductase subunit alpha codes for MKYPFPVGRADFIQGDEAIARAAILAGCRFYAGYPITPASEIFEAMALYMPLIDGVVIQMEDEIASIAAVIGASWAGAKAMTATSGPGFSLMQENIGYAVMTETPIVVVDVQRGGPSTGQPTLPAQGDIMQSIWGTHGDHSLIVLSPSTVQEAFDFTIRAFNLAEKYRTPVILLTDAEVGHMRERVYIPNPEEIEIVNRKLPQNEEEAKLPFGDPHGDLVPPMPIFGKGFKTYVTGLTHDERGRPRTVEREVHERLIKRIVEKIERNKKDIFDYQAYELEDAEIAIVSTGIVARSALRAVRMLRENGIKAGLLKINTIWPFDFELIESVAEKVNAIYVPEMNLGQLYHLVKEGANGKAPVKLISKIGGEVHTPMEIIEFIRRDLK; via the coding sequence ATGAAGTATCCATTTCCAGTGGGTAGGGCTGACTTTATCCAAGGAGATGAGGCTATAGCTAGAGCAGCGATTCTTGCCGGTTGCAGATTCTATGCAGGCTATCCAATAACACCGGCAAGCGAGATATTCGAAGCAATGGCTCTTTACATGCCCCTCATTGATGGTGTGGTAATTCAGATGGAAGATGAGATAGCGAGTATAGCTGCGGTAATAGGAGCTTCCTGGGCTGGAGCGAAGGCCATGACTGCTACTTCAGGCCCAGGATTCAGTTTAATGCAGGAGAACATAGGTTACGCTGTAATGACGGAAACCCCGATAGTGGTTGTCGATGTCCAGAGAGGTGGACCATCAACGGGCCAACCAACTCTGCCAGCCCAGGGAGATATAATGCAGTCCATCTGGGGAACTCACGGTGATCACTCCCTCATAGTCCTAAGCCCCTCCACCGTTCAAGAGGCATTTGATTTCACAATTAGAGCCTTTAATTTGGCAGAGAAGTACAGGACGCCGGTTATTCTACTCACGGATGCCGAAGTCGGCCACATGAGGGAGAGAGTCTACATCCCAAACCCCGAGGAGATAGAAATCGTGAACAGGAAGTTGCCTCAGAACGAGGAAGAAGCTAAGCTCCCCTTTGGAGATCCCCACGGCGACCTAGTTCCCCCAATGCCGATATTCGGAAAAGGCTTCAAGACGTACGTTACCGGCCTAACTCATGACGAAAGGGGCAGGCCAAGGACAGTAGAAAGAGAAGTTCACGAGAGATTAATTAAGAGAATTGTCGAGAAGATCGAGAGGAACAAGAAGGATATCTTCGACTACCAAGCCTATGAGCTTGAAGACGCTGAAATTGCAATTGTTTCCACCGGTATAGTTGCTAGATCAGCTTTAAGGGCTGTTAGAATGCTCAGGGAGAACGGAATCAAGGCGGGACTACTAAAGATAAACACGATATGGCCCTTCGACTTCGAGTTGATAGAGAGCGTTGCTGAAAAAGTTAATGCAATCTACGTCCCGGAGATGAACCTCGGCCAGCTCTACCACCTAGTCAAGGAAGGAGCTAATGGAAAGGCCCCTGTCAAGCTGATAAGCAAGATAGGTGGAGAGGTTCACACTCCAATGGAGATCATCGAGTTCATAAGGAGGGATTTGAAGTGA
- a CDS encoding 2-oxoacid:ferredoxin oxidoreductase subunit beta: MRLVSAYEIRDKYLRKDMLPTIFCPGCGIGSVLQFTLRAIDELGLDPDKIVWVSGIGCSSRVPGFVNFDGLHTTHGRALAFATGIKLANPELKIIAFMGDGDAAAIGGNHFIHAIRRNLDVTVILINNFTYGMTGGQVAPTTPKGLRGTTAPYGQFENPFDIAQLAVAAGANYVARWTVFNYIQGINSIKKALSKEGFTLVEFLSPCPISFGRRNRMKTAPELIRWYQQITVPLAKAKKMPPEELEGKIVIGEFVDRDRPGLVREYMEYIKRAKKIMGWEE; the protein is encoded by the coding sequence GTGAGGCTCGTTTCTGCTTACGAGATAAGGGATAAGTATCTGAGGAAGGACATGCTTCCCACTATCTTCTGTCCGGGATGTGGAATAGGTAGCGTTCTCCAGTTCACGCTCAGGGCCATTGACGAGCTCGGCCTTGACCCCGATAAGATAGTATGGGTGAGTGGGATAGGTTGTAGCTCTAGAGTTCCAGGCTTTGTTAACTTTGATGGCCTCCACACAACCCACGGAAGAGCCTTAGCCTTTGCAACTGGAATAAAGCTCGCTAATCCTGAGCTGAAGATAATAGCCTTCATGGGAGATGGTGATGCCGCGGCAATAGGTGGAAACCACTTTATCCACGCGATAAGGAGAAATCTTGACGTTACAGTTATTCTGATCAACAACTTCACGTACGGAATGACCGGTGGTCAGGTTGCACCAACAACCCCCAAGGGTTTGAGGGGAACCACCGCACCGTACGGCCAGTTTGAGAACCCCTTCGATATAGCCCAGCTTGCTGTTGCTGCCGGGGCCAACTACGTTGCGAGGTGGACTGTATTCAACTACATCCAGGGGATAAACAGCATAAAGAAGGCCCTAAGCAAGGAGGGCTTCACCCTCGTAGAGTTCCTTAGTCCGTGCCCGATAAGTTTTGGAAGGAGGAACAGGATGAAGACGGCCCCAGAGCTCATAAGATGGTACCAGCAGATAACGGTTCCCTTAGCGAAGGCCAAGAAGATGCCTCCGGAGGAGCTTGAGGGGAAGATAGTCATAGGGGAATTCGTTGACAGGGACAGGCCTGGCCTCGTTAGGGAGTACATGGAGTACATAAAGAGGGCCAAGAAGATCATGGGGTGGGAAGAATGA
- a CDS encoding 2-oxoacid:ferredoxin oxidoreductase subunit gamma: MRKEILIGGFGGQGVILASVILGRAAAVYEGLHAVQTQVYGPESRGGASRAEVVISDEPIDYPKAIKPDYAILLSQQAYDKYLPLVREGGLVIIEEDLIPHRNEELEKGKEIHAYPLTKIAEETTGLSLTMNILTLGLFVGLTGIVKRESIEKAVLDAVPKGTEQINLKALHKGFELAEKS; the protein is encoded by the coding sequence ATGAGGAAGGAAATCCTAATTGGTGGCTTTGGAGGGCAGGGTGTCATCTTGGCCAGCGTAATCCTAGGGAGGGCCGCCGCGGTCTACGAAGGTCTGCATGCAGTTCAAACTCAAGTTTACGGACCTGAGTCAAGGGGTGGGGCTAGTAGAGCTGAGGTCGTGATAAGTGATGAACCCATAGATTATCCCAAGGCGATAAAGCCGGATTACGCGATCCTTTTGAGCCAGCAGGCTTACGATAAGTACCTTCCTTTGGTTAGGGAAGGTGGGCTGGTGATTATTGAGGAGGACTTAATCCCCCACAGGAACGAAGAGCTTGAGAAAGGGAAGGAGATTCATGCTTATCCTCTAACGAAGATAGCCGAGGAAACCACTGGCCTAAGCTTGACGATGAACATATTAACTCTTGGCCTGTTCGTTGGCCTTACGGGTATAGTTAAAAGGGAAAGCATAGAGAAGGCGGTTCTAGATGCCGTTCCCAAGGGAACGGAGCAGATAAACCTTAAGGCCCTCCATAAGGGCTTTGAACTTGCCGAAAAGTCCTGA
- a CDS encoding ABC transporter substrate-binding protein codes for MKRMSIVLFLALIVFMSGCIGTQTTTVTTTTTAPPKTVTVTETQGKTTTTTVTITQTVTTTMAPTHYPLTIIDSAGRKVTIKKEPQRIVSLAPSITETLYFIGALDKVVGVTKFDDFPPGVQKGRTIIGGFSDPNLEVIASLKPDLIIGTSMHLKYLDKLQQIAPVIIVDPKNITQIYDWIIKLGKVVNREKEAEGVVNYMRAIVESVQAKVANSTKPKVFFLLSYWNGYWTGGKGTFIDSLIELAGGENIFHDIEGWKAVSAEDIVARNPDVIIISYHAGVKPGDLCNTPLAKTNAFKNGRVYVISDDNLISRPGPRIVLGLEEIAYFIHPEAFNYAYQPKACAVSSS; via the coding sequence ATGAAAAGGATGTCAATCGTACTGTTCTTGGCTTTAATAGTGTTCATGAGCGGATGTATAGGGACGCAGACCACAACGGTAACAACGACAACGACTGCTCCACCCAAGACAGTAACCGTCACTGAAACCCAGGGTAAAACAACTACAACTACTGTTACCATCACCCAGACTGTAACCACTACAATGGCCCCGACTCACTACCCCCTGACGATCATTGATTCCGCGGGGAGGAAGGTTACAATAAAGAAGGAGCCTCAGAGGATAGTTTCCCTGGCACCGTCAATTACCGAGACCCTATACTTCATAGGTGCTCTCGACAAGGTCGTTGGAGTTACGAAGTTTGATGACTTTCCACCGGGAGTTCAGAAGGGAAGAACGATAATTGGAGGTTTCTCTGATCCTAACCTTGAAGTTATAGCGTCCCTGAAGCCAGACCTTATAATCGGAACTAGTATGCATCTAAAATACTTGGACAAGCTTCAGCAGATAGCTCCAGTTATCATAGTTGATCCTAAGAATATAACCCAGATCTATGACTGGATAATAAAGCTTGGCAAAGTAGTTAACAGGGAAAAGGAGGCCGAGGGTGTCGTTAATTACATGCGGGCAATAGTGGAGAGCGTTCAGGCGAAAGTGGCTAATTCTACCAAGCCAAAGGTCTTCTTCTTGCTCAGCTATTGGAACGGTTACTGGACTGGCGGGAAGGGGACATTCATAGACAGCCTAATAGAGCTTGCCGGAGGAGAGAACATCTTCCACGACATTGAAGGCTGGAAAGCCGTTAGTGCCGAGGATATAGTTGCCAGAAATCCTGATGTTATAATCATCTCCTACCACGCCGGTGTCAAGCCCGGTGACCTCTGCAACACCCCTCTGGCGAAGACAAACGCCTTCAAGAACGGCAGGGTCTACGTGATAAGTGATGACAATTTAATTTCCAGGCCTGGCCCCAGGATAGTCCTCGGCCTCGAGGAGATAGCCTATTTCATCCACCCTGAGGCCTTCAACTACGCCTACCAGCCAAAGGCCTGTGCGGTCTCTTCTTCCTGA
- a CDS encoding COG2426 family protein, which produces MSFLEVLALSLIPTFEGRYAVIYGLGRGYPVSETILASIAGVLLLSFALPALLPGIDRVMIALENTFLSRIAKLYMYYIERVRNKARPYVERWGLIGLTIFVAIPLPGTGVWTGALAAYILGMEKKITIPALILGGTISIAITALPTLGLLKM; this is translated from the coding sequence GTGAGTTTTCTTGAGGTGTTAGCGCTCTCGCTCATACCAACGTTTGAAGGTAGATACGCTGTAATCTACGGCTTAGGAAGAGGGTATCCAGTTTCAGAAACAATTTTAGCCTCGATTGCTGGAGTTCTGTTGTTATCGTTTGCTTTGCCCGCCCTGTTGCCAGGTATAGACAGGGTAATGATCGCATTAGAGAATACGTTTCTGAGCAGGATAGCTAAGCTCTACATGTATTACATAGAGAGGGTTAGGAACAAGGCAAGGCCCTACGTTGAGAGGTGGGGCCTTATAGGCCTCACGATATTCGTCGCCATACCTCTCCCAGGAACCGGGGTCTGGACTGGAGCGCTTGCGGCATACATCCTGGGGATGGAGAAGAAGATCACGATACCAGCCCTGATACTTGGGGGCACAATAAGCATAGCGATAACGGCACTCCCGACTTTGGGGCTACTAAAAATGTAG
- a CDS encoding ASCH domain-containing protein gives MRTIQIRKFILLDNKYKAKIISGKKVTTVRYGKYEAKPGSEVYIVITPSDTAIARARIKEVRRKKVKDLTNEDARLDGFSDVKELVKELSKIYGELYGEDEVTIIEFENVRPLKEGIPLKWLKGLNYRDPYEIVELATQNDLGLTQDVKIILERIMERGLREAVKHFGPKRVQQALLKAYHALYDKGLL, from the coding sequence GTGAGAACGATTCAAATAAGGAAGTTCATATTACTTGACAACAAGTACAAGGCCAAGATAATCTCCGGGAAAAAGGTAACAACTGTTAGATATGGGAAGTATGAAGCCAAGCCCGGGAGTGAAGTCTACATAGTTATAACCCCAAGCGATACAGCCATAGCTAGGGCGAGGATAAAGGAAGTTAGAAGGAAGAAAGTTAAAGACCTGACAAACGAAGATGCTAGACTTGACGGCTTCTCCGACGTTAAGGAACTAGTAAAGGAGCTCTCAAAGATATATGGAGAGCTCTACGGGGAAGATGAAGTTACGATAATAGAGTTTGAAAATGTAAGACCCCTCAAGGAAGGCATCCCCCTTAAGTGGCTTAAAGGTCTAAACTATAGGGATCCCTATGAAATAGTCGAGCTCGCAACTCAAAACGACCTCGGGTTAACTCAGGATGTAAAGATAATCCTCGAGAGGATAATGGAGAGGGGACTTAGAGAGGCCGTGAAACACTTTGGTCCAAAGAGGGTCCAGCAGGCTCTGCTTAAAGCGTACCACGCCCTATACGATAAGGGGCTACTGTGA
- a CDS encoding TIGR02253 family HAD-type hydrolase: MIRVIFFDLDDTLADTSRLAEMARRNAIENMIRHGLPVDFDTAYSELMELIKEYGSNFPHHFDYLLRRLDLEYDPKIVAAGVIAYHNTKFAYLREVPGARKVLIKLRELGYRLGIITDGNPIKQWEKILRLEMDDFFEHVIISDFEGVKKPHPKIFRKALKAFKVKPEEAMMVGDRLYSDIYGAKNVGMKTVWFRYGKHYDKELEYREYADYEITKLTQLLEVLERENDSNKEVHIT, from the coding sequence ATGATAAGGGTGATCTTTTTCGACCTCGATGATACCCTCGCCGATACAAGCAGGCTGGCCGAGATGGCGAGGAGAAATGCAATAGAGAATATGATTAGACACGGCCTTCCCGTTGATTTTGACACGGCTTATTCGGAGCTTATGGAGCTGATAAAGGAGTACGGGAGCAACTTCCCCCACCACTTCGACTACCTCCTCAGGAGGCTTGACCTGGAGTACGATCCCAAGATAGTTGCGGCCGGCGTTATTGCTTACCACAACACGAAGTTCGCATACCTGAGGGAGGTTCCTGGGGCAAGGAAGGTTCTGATAAAGCTGAGGGAGCTCGGCTACAGGCTGGGAATAATTACGGACGGCAACCCGATAAAGCAGTGGGAGAAGATATTAAGGCTTGAGATGGACGACTTCTTTGAGCACGTCATAATATCGGACTTTGAAGGTGTCAAGAAACCACACCCCAAAATCTTCAGGAAAGCTCTCAAGGCATTTAAAGTTAAACCTGAAGAGGCCATGATGGTCGGGGACAGGCTTTACTCGGACATATACGGGGCAAAAAACGTAGGGATGAAGACGGTGTGGTTCAGGTATGGAAAACATTACGATAAAGAATTGGAGTACAGAGAGTATGCAGACTACGAAATCACGAAGCTCACACAGCTTCTGGAGGTGCTAGAGCGTGAGAACGATTCAAATAAGGAAGTTCATATTACTTGA